In Sphingobacterium thalpophilum, a genomic segment contains:
- a CDS encoding CsbD family protein, whose protein sequence is MSELTWKGRWNEIKGKVKQQYADLTDDDLLYAEGKEDELVGKLQKKTGKTQDEVNKWLNDL, encoded by the coding sequence ATGAGCGAATTAACATGGAAAGGCCGTTGGAACGAAATCAAAGGCAAGGTAAAACAACAATATGCAGACCTTACTGACGATGATCTATTGTATGCTGAGGGCAAAGAAGACGAATTGGTAGGTAAGCTTCAAAAGAAGACCGGTAAAACACAAGATGAGGTAAATAAGTGGTTGAACGATTTGTAG
- a CDS encoding sigma-70 family RNA polymerase sigma factor: MEINYASIVRRFEEYFDLWSSKVYQYALNKTKSSYLAEETVQRVFIKLWKNMRDKNIDSSIESQIFCITRTVVIDLVKAEYNRKKLLDHDQTVVLRHSPHDDFYAKQLSSTLHEIVDKLPKKRREIFMLSRFSNLSHQEIAKKLAISTKTVENQLTLALKTIRKALLFSILVQIIF; the protein is encoded by the coding sequence ATGGAAATCAATTATGCGTCTATTGTCCGAAGATTTGAGGAATACTTTGACCTATGGAGTTCCAAAGTATACCAATATGCGCTCAACAAAACCAAATCTTCTTATCTAGCCGAAGAAACTGTGCAGCGTGTATTTATCAAACTCTGGAAAAATATGCGTGACAAAAATATTGATTCCAGCATAGAATCCCAGATATTCTGTATCACCCGAACAGTAGTGATTGATTTGGTCAAAGCAGAGTATAATCGAAAGAAACTTTTGGATCACGATCAGACAGTTGTCTTGCGGCATAGTCCTCATGATGATTTTTATGCCAAACAACTTTCATCCACACTCCATGAAATTGTCGATAAATTACCAAAGAAACGCAGGGAGATCTTTATGCTAAGCCGGTTTTCCAATCTTTCGCATCAAGAAATTGCTAAAAAGCTAGCCATATCGACGAAAACCGTAGAAAACCAACTAACGCTAGCACTAAAAACCATTCGCAAGGCTTTATTGTTCAGTATACTGGTGCAAATTATTTTTTAA
- a CDS encoding FecR family protein produces MKITKELIDNYLSGKANAEEIAAIENALANNEFYWEDLMPGAEWQEYEVDSDFKNQKEIKAHIFKQIGQKNKDRFNWLKYAAIIIFIGIGAWLGLTQIDSPKHTTAYRSAKKVQPTSQEQPSNLYYINSGNTIQQIAVPDGSTIELYPNSEVKFCSDFTRISSREILLKGKAKFTVAKDKTKPFRVHSAGLTTTALGTVFSVDEEGTAITKIKLYEGRIEVKSDTGYRNEQSLNLQFLPNEEISIDRKQQQIIAETRINASQSSKRGSYLKTSEQLIFKNLPLQDVLHIISHNYAVRLSFDPKDIQDKYYSGTYKNTASAYISMLTDIQALHSITIHVQTE; encoded by the coding sequence ATGAAGATTACAAAAGAATTGATCGACAATTACCTAAGCGGTAAAGCCAATGCGGAAGAAATTGCGGCCATAGAAAACGCGCTAGCTAATAACGAGTTTTATTGGGAGGATCTTATGCCAGGTGCGGAATGGCAAGAATATGAGGTGGATTCGGATTTTAAAAACCAAAAAGAAATAAAAGCGCATATTTTCAAACAAATAGGGCAAAAAAACAAGGATCGATTTAACTGGTTAAAATATGCTGCCATTATTATCTTCATTGGAATCGGAGCTTGGCTGGGGTTAACCCAAATCGATTCTCCTAAACATACCACCGCATACCGTAGCGCGAAGAAAGTCCAGCCCACATCGCAGGAGCAACCAAGTAATTTATATTATATCAATTCAGGTAATACCATTCAACAAATTGCAGTTCCAGACGGATCTACGATCGAACTATACCCCAATTCTGAAGTAAAATTCTGTTCAGATTTCACACGGATTAGCTCGCGAGAAATTCTATTAAAAGGCAAAGCCAAATTTACTGTGGCAAAGGATAAGACCAAGCCCTTCCGAGTTCATTCGGCAGGTTTGACAACAACGGCACTTGGCACCGTTTTCAGCGTCGACGAAGAGGGTACCGCGATTACGAAGATAAAACTATATGAAGGTCGTATTGAAGTCAAAAGCGATACAGGTTACCGAAATGAACAATCCTTAAATCTGCAGTTTCTACCCAATGAGGAAATCAGCATTGACCGGAAACAGCAACAGATTATTGCTGAGACCCGAATCAATGCTTCTCAATCCAGTAAACGGGGATCTTATCTAAAAACATCGGAACAATTGATCTTTAAAAACCTCCCCTTACAAGATGTGCTTCATATCATCAGCCATAATTATGCAGTGCGGCTGAGTTTTGATCCCAAAGATATTCAAGATAAATATTATAGTGGAACGTATAAAAATACAGCGTCAGCCTACATCAGTATGTTGACTGATATTCAAGCACTTCATAGCATAACCATCCATGTACAAACCGAATAA
- a CDS encoding SusC/RagA family TonB-linked outer membrane protein, whose amino-acid sequence MHIYLPSKHSILTMLLLRSNIRADVSWALRLGLMGLLSTSYLLANAQQNASINGVIKDETGKPIPSATVTIRNATSGMKKTTTSRPDGTFSLDQIPAGQGYQISVSSIGFKSRELLDYTITERDKLAINISLESSAQNLQEVVVTALGIKREKKALGYTVAELKGDELTQGKETNVANALSGKVAGVQVSRAASGAGGSSKVVIRGNNSLIGNSQPLYVVDGVPIDNQNISSPNQSGGTDYGDGIGNINPEDIETMSVLKGPNAAALYGQRGSNGVILITTKSGKAGKTRFSYGTDFSLGNGLVLPDFQNVYGQGLNGTFTHFRKDDGTIVSMSEALKNGYSGMPKMSAGRDRTTRASWGAKMEGQTYEDAYGNILQLTPKPDTYSSFFQTEKQFVNNLSIDGGTDKVNYRFSFANTDVKGYIPTNTLKRNNFGLRTQAKITDKFHIDIKANYIAQKGQNRPTLADAADNPAYLFISQPRSLGNDIMAQYKWTAQEISRQLGFSGLTEGLEKTYATNSSTANPFWTIHENHNEDRRDRIIGLLRLSYDFAPWLKVTATGGTDFYTDQRFRYRPINTYQSLNRKGDIREEVIRAREDNFDVLASSNFKLTDDIKLSANLGASHQSRYLRMTGNSGNQFIVPNLFVINNTTTNSYIFDLIESKINSAYLSGQFSYKDYWFVDFSARNDWSSTLSKENNSFFYPSVSSSLVLSDAFKWQSEALSFAKIRASWAQAGSSGNPYQLTGAYSLNQYTHGGVPMASYTEIIPDPNLKNELTTSIEAGADLRFLKNRLSFSFTYYQAKTKNQILDVPIAPSSLYVKNRINAGEISNRGIEFVLGATPIKSESGFEWNTTFNYNRNRNKVESLYPGVESFLLATDRGINVVAEVGKPFGQLIGTQFAWIKDEQGNRLIDPTTGLPLRTAGRVETDLGNAQPDWLGGFANTFKYKGFNLYALVDIRQGGVIFSQSNREQIIYGTSKKTLEGRDGSYIAEGIVGQKDGSGNWTSTGTKNSKQVAAQDYWNMVASDKEVMVSEEMINDMSYIAMREISLSYSFPKKLMPHKLVSSLKFGVYGRNLFYFQRKTDGFSPEASAFNVNNSSIGIESTSLPMMRTFGINLTVGL is encoded by the coding sequence ATGCACATTTATTTACCTTCCAAGCATAGTATCCTGACTATGCTATTGTTGAGATCCAACATTCGAGCCGACGTAAGCTGGGCACTGCGTCTTGGCCTCATGGGGCTTTTGTCAACAAGCTATCTTCTTGCTAATGCCCAACAAAATGCTTCTATTAATGGAGTAATCAAAGATGAAACTGGGAAGCCCATTCCTTCGGCGACGGTTACCATACGTAATGCGACGAGCGGAATGAAAAAAACAACAACCAGCAGGCCTGACGGAACTTTTTCACTCGACCAGATTCCCGCTGGACAGGGCTACCAGATCAGCGTATCGTCTATCGGTTTTAAAAGCAGAGAACTTTTGGATTACACCATTACAGAAAGAGACAAGCTAGCGATCAATATCAGTTTGGAATCGAGTGCGCAAAACCTACAGGAGGTTGTCGTTACAGCGCTTGGTATCAAACGCGAAAAAAAAGCGCTCGGTTATACGGTCGCTGAACTCAAAGGCGACGAGCTGACGCAGGGCAAGGAAACCAATGTGGCGAATGCTCTATCGGGTAAAGTTGCCGGCGTGCAGGTGAGCCGCGCGGCATCCGGTGCCGGAGGTTCATCCAAGGTCGTGATACGTGGTAACAACTCACTTATCGGTAATAGCCAGCCGCTCTATGTTGTTGATGGAGTACCGATTGATAATCAAAACATTTCATCTCCAAACCAATCTGGGGGAACCGATTATGGTGACGGAATCGGAAACATCAATCCCGAAGACATCGAAACCATGTCGGTATTGAAAGGCCCAAACGCTGCAGCCCTCTATGGTCAGCGAGGAAGTAACGGCGTTATCTTGATCACAACTAAATCTGGGAAAGCTGGTAAAACCCGCTTTAGTTATGGTACAGATTTTTCATTGGGCAATGGCTTGGTATTACCTGATTTTCAGAATGTCTATGGCCAAGGCTTGAATGGTACATTTACACACTTCAGAAAAGATGACGGTACAATTGTCTCCATGAGTGAGGCCCTGAAAAATGGCTACAGTGGTATGCCTAAAATGAGTGCTGGACGTGACCGTACAACACGGGCTAGCTGGGGTGCAAAAATGGAAGGTCAGACTTATGAAGACGCTTATGGCAACATCTTACAGTTAACACCAAAGCCAGATACCTACTCGTCATTTTTTCAAACAGAGAAACAGTTTGTCAACAACCTTAGTATCGATGGCGGAACCGACAAAGTAAACTACCGTTTTTCATTTGCCAATACAGATGTAAAGGGGTATATCCCCACCAATACGTTAAAGAGAAACAATTTCGGTTTACGTACCCAAGCCAAAATAACCGATAAATTTCATATCGACATCAAGGCCAACTATATCGCCCAAAAGGGACAGAACCGGCCTACATTGGCCGATGCTGCAGACAACCCGGCTTACCTATTCATCAGCCAGCCGCGAAGCTTGGGCAACGACATCATGGCCCAGTATAAATGGACCGCACAGGAGATTAGTAGACAGCTCGGATTTTCTGGATTGACGGAAGGATTGGAGAAAACATATGCCACCAATAGTTCTACTGCCAACCCCTTTTGGACCATTCATGAAAACCACAACGAAGACCGGCGGGACCGTATTATAGGCTTGCTCCGTCTAAGTTACGACTTCGCTCCTTGGCTTAAGGTTACAGCGACTGGAGGGACCGACTTCTATACCGATCAACGGTTCCGCTACCGCCCCATTAATACCTACCAGAGTCTAAACCGAAAAGGCGACATCCGAGAAGAGGTCATCAGAGCCCGCGAAGACAATTTTGATGTTTTGGCCAGTTCTAACTTTAAATTGACCGACGATATTAAACTCAGTGCCAACTTAGGGGCCAGCCATCAAAGTAGGTATTTGCGTATGACCGGCAACTCGGGCAATCAATTTATTGTTCCCAATCTCTTTGTAATCAATAACACCACGACAAATAGTTACATATTTGACCTGATCGAGTCCAAGATTAATTCGGCTTATCTATCGGGTCAATTCAGTTACAAAGACTATTGGTTTGTTGATTTCTCCGCCCGTAACGACTGGTCTTCGACTCTTTCAAAGGAAAATAATTCGTTCTTTTATCCTTCGGTAAGCTCCAGTTTGGTCTTATCGGATGCTTTCAAATGGCAGTCTGAAGCCCTGTCTTTTGCTAAAATCAGGGCCTCTTGGGCACAAGCAGGGAGTTCAGGAAACCCTTATCAGCTGACAGGAGCCTATAGTCTCAACCAGTACACCCACGGTGGTGTACCGATGGCTTCGTATACAGAAATTATTCCTGATCCGAATTTGAAAAACGAATTGACCACGTCGATCGAAGCTGGGGCAGATCTGCGATTTCTGAAAAACAGACTTTCGTTCTCTTTTACCTACTATCAGGCCAAGACAAAGAATCAGATTCTGGACGTACCAATCGCCCCTTCCAGTCTCTATGTAAAAAACAGGATCAACGCTGGAGAAATTAGCAACAGAGGTATTGAATTTGTCTTGGGAGCAACACCAATCAAAAGCGAATCGGGTTTTGAATGGAATACCACCTTCAATTACAACCGCAACCGAAATAAAGTAGAATCACTCTATCCCGGTGTAGAAAGCTTTTTACTCGCTACAGACCGCGGGATAAATGTGGTTGCGGAGGTCGGAAAACCATTTGGCCAGCTCATTGGGACACAGTTTGCATGGATCAAAGATGAGCAGGGAAATAGATTGATCGATCCTACGACTGGGCTGCCTTTGCGCACAGCTGGGCGTGTAGAAACTGATCTTGGCAATGCGCAACCCGACTGGCTGGGAGGTTTTGCCAATACCTTTAAATATAAAGGTTTCAATCTATATGCGCTTGTCGACATCCGCCAGGGCGGTGTGATCTTCTCCCAGTCCAACCGTGAGCAGATTATTTATGGTACTTCTAAAAAGACCTTAGAAGGACGTGATGGCAGCTACATTGCCGAGGGGATCGTGGGACAAAAAGATGGATCAGGCAATTGGACAAGCACAGGAACAAAAAATAGTAAACAGGTCGCCGCACAAGATTATTGGAACATGGTTGCGAGTGACAAAGAGGTCATGGTATCCGAAGAAATGATCAATGATATGAGCTATATTGCCATGCGCGAAATCAGTCTTTCGTATTCTTTCCCGAAGAAACTGATGCCGCATAAACTCGTCAGCTCGCTAAAATTTGGCGTGTATGGACGTAACCTTTTTTACTTTCAACGGAAAACGGATGGATTTTCACCAGAAGCTTCTGCTTTCAACGTAAACAATAGCTCGATTGGTATTGAATCAACTTCACTTCCAATGATGCGCACATTCGGTATTAATCTCACTGTTGGTCTGTAA
- a CDS encoding SusD/RagB family nutrient-binding outer membrane lipoprotein, with protein MKKKLFKNTFIVGLISVAGLGSCTKDFERINTPPTSVTTVDPSLLIARILRDGTFQESGELPNNKFGSWIQHWAGGPVVPVSRYFEGPENLIWSQHYTLLRNIVQIKQELSGKEDNAEGRSKLAIAELYEAYLYQRLTDLFGDIPYSEITKSNKEINRTPKFDKQEDIYPALVQKVDAAIARLTSGDLSYGSSDFFYKGSIDKWKKFGNSLKLKLGMRLRYANPALAQKTVTEAMTSTVGLFSSNSDNAAVPTYNDAQAENQNPILRQMTTGSADLRYLANTLVDKLKEYNDPRLPLLAEPVNVNGTATYQGIGVSLTDNQLSQLIRANYSTANKSTWFSLSFAPIPSYAFTYSDICFYKAEAALLGWGATSANAQTFFTEGVKAALALPPYNMAAIPTSYEPILSLNSLTDEQKMEKIATQKWIHLFGRDMEAFAEWRRTGYPRLTPGPNPGSTNGQIPRRAIYSSEEAELNASNLKEAAARMTNGDSFLSKVWWDKK; from the coding sequence ATGAAAAAGAAATTATTTAAAAATACATTCATCGTCGGACTTATTTCTGTGGCAGGACTAGGTTCATGTACCAAAGATTTCGAACGGATCAATACGCCGCCGACATCTGTCACCACTGTAGACCCTTCCTTACTCATAGCTCGCATTCTACGAGATGGTACTTTTCAGGAATCAGGGGAACTACCCAACAACAAGTTTGGCTCTTGGATCCAACATTGGGCTGGTGGACCGGTAGTGCCTGTTTCTCGATATTTTGAAGGACCCGAAAATCTTATTTGGTCGCAGCACTACACCCTGCTCCGCAATATTGTTCAGATCAAACAGGAATTGAGCGGCAAGGAAGACAATGCAGAAGGGAGAAGTAAACTGGCTATTGCCGAGCTTTATGAAGCATACCTCTATCAGCGCCTTACAGACTTGTTTGGTGATATCCCCTACTCCGAGATCACAAAATCCAATAAGGAAATTAATCGTACCCCCAAATTTGACAAACAAGAAGATATCTATCCGGCACTGGTTCAAAAAGTCGATGCAGCTATAGCAAGGCTTACGAGCGGCGACCTGTCTTACGGCTCTTCAGATTTCTTTTACAAAGGCAGCATTGACAAATGGAAAAAATTTGGCAATTCACTCAAACTAAAGCTAGGCATGCGCTTACGCTATGCCAACCCCGCTTTGGCGCAGAAAACGGTTACCGAAGCCATGACCTCCACAGTAGGTCTATTCAGTAGCAACAGTGACAACGCGGCTGTGCCGACTTACAACGATGCTCAAGCTGAAAACCAAAACCCTATCCTGCGTCAAATGACAACAGGAAGTGCCGATCTACGTTATCTTGCCAATACATTAGTCGATAAACTAAAAGAATACAACGACCCTAGGCTTCCACTACTTGCCGAACCAGTCAATGTCAATGGTACGGCAACCTATCAGGGCATTGGGGTCTCGCTGACCGATAATCAACTATCCCAATTGATTCGAGCCAATTATTCAACAGCGAATAAATCAACTTGGTTTAGTCTTAGCTTTGCTCCAATTCCGAGTTATGCTTTTACTTATTCGGATATCTGTTTCTACAAAGCCGAAGCGGCTCTATTAGGCTGGGGAGCTACAAGTGCCAATGCCCAAACATTCTTTACAGAAGGGGTGAAAGCTGCGTTGGCGCTTCCGCCCTACAATATGGCGGCAATTCCAACTTCCTACGAACCTATATTAAGTTTAAACAGTCTGACTGACGAACAGAAGATGGAGAAAATAGCGACACAAAAGTGGATTCACCTATTTGGCAGAGATATGGAAGCATTTGCTGAGTGGCGACGTACGGGATATCCTCGATTAACCCCCGGTCCTAACCCAGGTTCCACCAACGGACAAATACCACGTCGGGCAATTTATTCCAGTGAAGAGGCTGAGCTGAACGCGTCGAATCTCAAGGAAGCTGCGGCACGAATGACAAATGGCGACTCCTTCCTATCGAAAGTTTGGTGGGACAAGAAATAA
- a CDS encoding DUF6694 family lipoprotein has protein sequence MKQVIKIVFIGLFLTLSLSSCSEKLSGKDQSSFDSSRKKVEAKLNDKEKANLEKALRVALSEAMWLKMNEPEKYHEESINHISLGLIDGKSYGAVLDLADDILQKQQERKIVHLQQEIDSLQKQKSEFERVKKDLAVFQLEPIELDLEDFFGESVPRIIVSMKYIGKQPLTGSLGFSYVLKKRSSQAIISDEQSIFGESDSVLQPGESRVNTIVFNQQKKEYPKLWNFANYPVKGINLADYDLELIVTTQSIKSNDRETVLPKSSVTLINENLKKLEDEITALKKENISLDDLQLT, from the coding sequence ATGAAACAAGTAATAAAAATCGTATTTATAGGACTATTCTTGACATTGTCTTTAAGCTCTTGTAGCGAGAAACTAAGTGGAAAGGATCAATCGTCCTTTGATAGTTCTCGTAAAAAAGTAGAAGCAAAGCTGAATGATAAAGAAAAAGCGAACTTGGAAAAGGCCTTGCGAGTGGCATTATCCGAAGCGATGTGGCTCAAAATGAATGAACCTGAAAAGTATCATGAAGAATCAATAAACCATATATCGTTAGGTCTGATCGATGGCAAATCTTACGGTGCTGTATTGGACCTGGCCGATGATATCCTTCAAAAGCAGCAGGAACGGAAAATAGTGCATCTTCAACAAGAAATAGATAGTTTGCAAAAGCAGAAATCTGAATTTGAACGGGTAAAAAAAGACCTGGCCGTCTTTCAATTGGAACCTATTGAATTGGATCTCGAAGATTTTTTTGGCGAGTCTGTCCCAAGAATCATTGTAAGTATGAAGTATATAGGCAAACAGCCGCTAACAGGAAGTCTGGGTTTTTCGTATGTACTGAAAAAACGGTCTTCACAAGCTATTATCAGCGACGAGCAATCTATTTTTGGCGAATCTGACAGTGTACTCCAGCCAGGTGAATCCCGGGTCAACACGATCGTTTTTAATCAGCAAAAAAAAGAGTATCCTAAACTTTGGAACTTCGCTAACTATCCCGTCAAAGGAATCAACCTGGCAGACTACGATTTGGAATTGATTGTGACAACACAATCCATCAAATCCAATGATCGGGAGACGGTTCTTCCAAAAAGTAGTGTAACGCTGATCAATGAAAATTTAAAGAAATTGGAAGATGAAATCACCGCATTAAAGAAGGAGAATATTAGCCTTGACGATCTGCAATTGACCTAG